A region from the Benincasa hispida cultivar B227 chromosome 8, ASM972705v1, whole genome shotgun sequence genome encodes:
- the LOC120082972 gene encoding lipase member N isoform X2, whose protein sequence is MENGVSSFNQFIHELSVDSDDSSLDYSSGEEDGFGNEYPATPSSQGSRGSMSRAGFHVKNVWHWTERIRSIFLWILLPAKFLLGIPFRIFHFFFIKWSGSPSTPGSPWPLIRRVHSHKDHVVHTTDRRRGVIEDLHLASEIFIESVFEMVHKAAHFILSPLDAFRTLFRWLFPRNSCERYHDANVTVPTATLGDDDPVPSERNYTFHQSLNTDARTCQDVITELGYPYEAIRVVTNDGYVLLLERIPRRDARKVLYLQHGIFDSSMGWVSNGVVGSPAFAAFDQGYDVFLGNFRGLVSREHIDKNISSRQYWKYSINEHAMEDIPAMIGKIHEVKTSELKLSQPELAEEPDNDQPFKLCALCHSMGGAGILMYVITRRIQEKPHRLSRLVLLSPAGFHDDAPFIFTVIENLLLLLAPILAPFVPGLYIPTRFFRMLLNKLARDFHHYPAVGGLVQTVVSYFLGGDSSNWVGVLGTPHYNMNDMPGVSFRVGLHLAQMKHAKKFRMFDYGSASLNMEAYGSPEPLDLGEYFGLIDIPVDLVAGRKDQVIRPTMVRRYYKMMKNAGVDVSFNEFEYAHLDFTFSHREELLSYVMSRLLLVDEPGSKRKLKTSQKVSKVPKLKRKDKQDG, encoded by the exons TGGCGTGTCCTCTTTCAACCAGTTCATTCATGAACTTTCTGTGGACTCTGATGATTCAAGCTTAGATTATTCCTCTGGGGAGGAAGATGGTTTTGGAAATGAATATCCTGCAACACCATCATCTCAGGGTTCACGAGGCTCCATGTCTAGGGCTGGTTTTCATGTCAAGAATGTTTGGCACTGGACAGAAAGGATCAGAAGCATCTTTCTTTGGATCCTCTTACCCGCAAAGTTCCTTTTGGGGATTCCATTTCGAATTTTTCActtcttttttattaaatgGTCTGGGTCCCCATCCACCCCTGGAAGTCCTTGGCCCTTGATTAGGAGAGTGCACAGCCATAAGGACCATGTTGTTCACACCACTGACCGGAGACGTGGAGTTATTGAG GATCTTCATCTTGCAAGTGAAATCTTTATTGAATCTGTCTTTGAAATGGTCCATAAGGCTGCACATTTTATCCTCTCGCCATTAGATGCATTTAGAACTTTGTTCAGATGGCTTTTTCCTCGGAACAGTTGTGAGAGATATCATGATGCAAATGTCACTGTGCCCACAGCGACACTTGGAGATGATGATCCTGTGCCCAGTGAAAGGAATTACACTTTTCATCAGTCTCTGAATACAGATGCCAGAACATGCCAAGATGTTATAACGGAGCTTGG GTATCCATATGAAGCTATTCGTGTTGTGACTAATGATGGATATGTTCTTCTTCTGGAAAGAATCCCCAG GCGTGATGCACGTAAAGTTCTTTATCTGCAGCATGGAATATTTGATTCTTCAATGGG TTGGGTGTCCAATGGGGTTGTTGGTTCTCCAGCCTTTGCAGCTTTCGACCAAG GGTATGATGTTTTTCTTGGCAATTTCCGTGGCCTGGTCTCTAGAGAACATATTGATAAGAATATATCTTCAAGGCA GTACTGGAAATATTCTATAAATGAACATGCCATGGAGGATATTCCAGCGATGATTGGAAAAATTCATGAAGTCAAAACTTCTGAATTGAAGCTCAGCCAACCTGAACTTGCAGAAGAACCTGACAATGATCAGCCATTCAAGCTTTGTGCACTGTGCCACAGCATGGGAGGGGCTGGTATACTGATGTACGTTATAACACGGAGGATTCAAGAAAAACCACACAGATTATCTAGATTGGTCTTACTATCTCCTGCTGGTTTCCATGACGATGCCCCATTTATTTTCACTGTGATTGAGAATCTCTTGCTCCTGTTAGCTCCAATTTTAGCTCCATTTGTGCCTGGGTTGTACATACCAACAAGATTTTTCCGTATGCTTCTCAACAAGTTGGCTCGTGACTTTCATCACTATCCTGCTGTTGGAGGTTTGGTTCAAACCGTGGTGAGTTACTTCTTAGGTGGGGACAGTTCAAATTGGGTTGGCGTATTGGGAACTCCGCACTATAACATGAATGACATGCCTGGAGTTTCATTTCGAGTAGGTCTTCATCTTGCTCAGATGAAGCATGCCAAGAAGTTTAGAATGTTCGATTATGGAAGTGCATCCCTGAACATGGAAGCCTATGGATCACCAGAGCCATTGGACTTGGGTGAATACTTCGGGCTTATAGATATCCCTGTAGATTTAGTTGCTGGACGGAAGGACCAGGTAATTAGACCAACCATGGTGAGAAGGTActacaaaatgatgaagaatgCTGGTGTTGATGTATCATTCAACGAATTTGAATATGCACATCTGGACTTCACTTTCTCGCACCGGGAGGAGCTCTTGTCTTATGTGATGTCTCGTTTACTTCTGGTTGATGAGCCCGGATCGAAACGGAAACTGAAGACCTCACAAAAGGTATCAAAAGTACCAAAATTGAAACGGAAGGACAAGCAGGATGGCTAG